The proteins below come from a single Streptomyces sp. SCSIO 75703 genomic window:
- a CDS encoding adenine phosphoribosyltransferase translates to MTELTDITGLLLSRIRDVPDHPEPGVVFKDITPLLADPVAFAALTDVLAEFAAGTGATKVVGLEARGFILGAPVALRAGLGFVPVRKAGKLPGATLGQAYDLEYGSAEIEVHAEDLSPDDRVLVVDDVLATGGTAEASVRLIRRAGARVAGLAVLMELGFLGGRARLEPALAGAPLRSLLMV, encoded by the coding sequence ATGACCGAGCTGACCGACATCACGGGGCTGCTGCTGAGCCGCATCCGTGACGTGCCCGACCACCCGGAGCCGGGCGTGGTGTTCAAGGACATCACCCCGCTCCTCGCGGACCCGGTGGCCTTCGCGGCTCTCACCGACGTGCTCGCCGAGTTCGCGGCGGGCACCGGCGCCACCAAGGTGGTCGGGCTGGAGGCCCGGGGCTTCATCCTGGGCGCCCCCGTCGCCCTGCGGGCCGGCCTCGGCTTCGTCCCCGTGCGCAAGGCGGGCAAGCTCCCCGGGGCGACCCTCGGACAGGCGTACGACCTGGAGTACGGCTCGGCCGAGATCGAGGTGCACGCCGAGGACCTCAGCCCCGACGACCGCGTCCTGGTCGTCGACGACGTCCTCGCCACCGGCGGCACCGCCGAGGCGTCCGTCCGGCTCATCCGCCGGGCCGGAGCCCGGGTGGCGGGCCTCGCCGTGCTGATGGAGCTGGGCTTCCTCGGTGGCCGGGCCCGGCTGGAGCCCGCGCTGGCCGGTGCTCCGCTGAGGTCGCTGCTCATGGTCTGA
- the relA gene encoding GTP pyrophosphokinase yields MPDEAQPLTAAKPESASAAAAKPAPSAPHAKNDTRGPIQHAPAAPVDKPAEQPRPKPAPPGRTPNTPVVRTPAGQSARSGSSNRVRARLARLGVQRANPYNPVLEPLLRIVRGNDPKIETATLRQIESAYQVAERWHRGQKRKSGDPYITHPLAVTTILAELGMDPATLMAGLLHDTVEDTEYGLEQLRRDFGDTVALLVDGVTKLDKVKFGEAAQAETVRKMVVAMAKDPRVLVIKLADRLHNMRTMRYLKREKQEKKARETLEIYAPLAHRLGMNTIKWELEDLAFAILYPKMYDEIVRLVAERAPKRDEYLAIVTDEVQQDLRAARIKATVTGRPKHYYSVYQKMIVRGRDFAEIYDLVGIRVLVDTVRDCYAALGTVHARWNPVPGRFKDYIAMPKFNMYQSLHTTVIGPNGKPVELQIRTFDMHRRAEYGIAAHWKYKQEAVAGASKVRTDVPKSPAGKAGKDNAAINDMAWLRQLLDWQKETEDPGEFLESLRFDLSRNEVFVFTPKGDVIALPAGATPVDFAYAVHTEVGHRTIGARVNGRLVPLESTLDNGDLVEVFTSKAAGAGPSRDWLGFVKSPRARNKIRAWFSKERRDEAIEQGKDSIVRAMRKQNLPIQRILTGDSLVTLAHEMRYSDISALYAAIGEGHVSAQNIVQKLVQALGGEEAATEEIDESVPPARGRGRKRRTSADPGVVVKGVEDVWVKLARCCTPVPGDPIIGFVTRGSGVSVHRSDCVNVDSLSREPERILEVEWAPTQSSVFLVAIQVEALDRSRLLSDVTRVLSDQHVNILSAAVQTSRDRVATSRFTFEMGDPKHLGHVLKAVRGVEGVYDVYRVTSARRPS; encoded by the coding sequence TTGCCAGACGAGGCCCAGCCACTGACCGCCGCCAAGCCCGAGTCCGCCTCGGCGGCGGCGGCGAAGCCCGCGCCCAGCGCGCCGCACGCGAAGAACGACACCCGCGGGCCGATCCAGCACGCCCCGGCCGCCCCCGTCGACAAGCCCGCCGAGCAGCCGCGGCCCAAGCCCGCCCCGCCCGGCCGCACGCCGAACACCCCGGTCGTCCGCACCCCCGCCGGCCAGTCGGCCCGCTCCGGTTCCTCCAACCGCGTCCGCGCCCGCCTTGCCCGCCTCGGCGTCCAGCGCGCCAACCCGTACAACCCGGTGCTGGAGCCGCTGCTGCGGATAGTGCGGGGCAACGATCCCAAGATCGAGACGGCGACGCTGCGCCAGATCGAGAGCGCCTACCAGGTCGCCGAGCGCTGGCACCGGGGCCAGAAGCGCAAGAGCGGCGACCCGTACATCACGCACCCGCTCGCGGTGACCACCATCCTCGCGGAGCTGGGCATGGACCCGGCCACCCTCATGGCCGGGCTGCTGCACGACACGGTCGAGGACACCGAGTACGGCCTGGAGCAGTTGCGCCGCGACTTCGGCGACACCGTCGCCCTGCTCGTCGACGGCGTCACCAAGCTGGACAAGGTCAAGTTCGGTGAGGCCGCCCAGGCGGAGACCGTGCGCAAGATGGTCGTCGCCATGGCCAAGGACCCCCGGGTCCTGGTCATCAAGCTCGCCGACCGCCTGCACAACATGCGCACCATGCGCTACCTCAAGCGGGAGAAGCAGGAGAAGAAGGCGCGCGAGACCCTGGAGATCTACGCGCCGCTCGCCCACCGGCTGGGCATGAACACCATCAAGTGGGAGCTGGAGGACCTCGCCTTCGCGATCCTCTACCCCAAGATGTACGACGAGATCGTCCGGCTGGTCGCCGAGCGCGCCCCCAAGCGCGACGAGTACCTCGCCATCGTGACCGACGAGGTCCAGCAGGACCTGCGCGCGGCCCGCATCAAGGCGACCGTCACCGGCCGCCCGAAGCACTACTACAGCGTCTACCAGAAGATGATCGTCCGCGGCCGGGACTTCGCGGAGATCTACGACCTGGTGGGCATCCGCGTCCTGGTGGACACCGTCCGCGACTGCTACGCGGCACTCGGCACGGTCCACGCCCGCTGGAACCCGGTTCCGGGGCGGTTCAAGGACTACATCGCCATGCCCAAGTTCAACATGTACCAGTCGCTGCACACGACGGTCATCGGGCCCAACGGCAAGCCGGTCGAGCTGCAGATCCGCACCTTCGACATGCACCGCCGCGCCGAGTACGGCATCGCCGCGCACTGGAAGTACAAGCAGGAGGCGGTCGCCGGGGCGTCCAAGGTCCGCACCGACGTGCCCAAGTCCCCGGCGGGCAAGGCCGGCAAGGACAACGCGGCCATCAACGACATGGCCTGGCTGCGCCAGCTCCTGGACTGGCAGAAGGAGACCGAGGACCCCGGGGAGTTCCTGGAGTCGCTGCGCTTCGACCTCTCCCGCAACGAGGTCTTCGTCTTCACCCCCAAGGGAGACGTCATCGCGCTCCCGGCCGGGGCCACACCGGTCGACTTCGCCTACGCCGTCCACACCGAGGTCGGCCACCGCACCATAGGGGCCCGGGTCAACGGCCGGCTGGTCCCGCTGGAGTCCACCCTGGACAACGGCGACCTGGTCGAGGTGTTCACCTCCAAGGCGGCCGGCGCCGGCCCCTCCCGCGACTGGCTCGGCTTCGTCAAGTCGCCGCGGGCCCGCAACAAGATCCGGGCCTGGTTCTCCAAGGAGCGCCGCGACGAGGCGATCGAACAGGGCAAGGACTCCATCGTCCGGGCCATGCGCAAGCAGAACCTGCCGATCCAGCGCATCCTGACCGGGGACTCCCTGGTCACGCTCGCGCACGAGATGCGCTACTCGGACATCTCCGCGCTCTACGCGGCCATCGGCGAGGGCCACGTCTCCGCGCAGAACATCGTGCAGAAGCTGGTCCAGGCGCTCGGCGGCGAGGAGGCCGCCACCGAGGAGATCGACGAGTCGGTGCCGCCGGCCCGCGGACGCGGGCGCAAGCGCCGCACCAGCGCCGACCCGGGCGTCGTCGTCAAGGGCGTCGAGGACGTGTGGGTCAAGCTGGCCCGCTGCTGCACGCCCGTGCCCGGCGACCCCATCATCGGCTTCGTCACCCGCGGCAGCGGCGTCTCGGTCCACCGCAGCGACTGCGTGAACGTGGACTCGCTCTCCCGCGAGCCCGAACGCATCCTGGAGGTCGAGTGGGCGCCGACCCAGTCCTCGGTCTTCCTGGTCGCCATCCAGGTCGAGGCGCTGGACCGCTCCCGGCTGCTGTCGGACGTCACCCGGGTCCTGTCCGACCAGCACGTCAACATCCTCTCGGCGGCCGTGCAGACCTCCCGCGACCGCGTCGCCACCTCCCGCTTCACCTTCGAGATGGGCGACCCCAAGCACCTGGGACACGTCCTGAAGGCCGTACGGGGCGTGGAGGGCGTCTACGACGTGTACCGGGTCACCTCGGCCCGCAGGCCCTCCTAG
- a CDS encoding DUF349 domain-containing protein, with amino-acid sequence MSSDPWGRVDETGTVYVRTADGEKVVGSWQAGSPEEALAYFERKYEGLVVEIGLLEKRVKTTDLSAKDALAAVEHLREQVDAHHAVGDLEALRARLDRLVELVEQRREERRVQRARQSDEARAAKEALVTEAEELARSDQWRAAGERLRALVDTWKGLPRLDRKSDDELWHRFSHARSAFSKRRKQHFAQLDAQREEARRIKERLVSEAEALSGSTDWGPTAARYRDLMAEWKAAGRAQREHEDDLWNRFRGAQDVFFAARGSVFAERDAEQAENLKLKEELAEEAERLLPVTDLKAARAAFRSLNERWEAIGHVPRDARPRVEGRMHTVERAIQQAEEAEWRRTNPEARARAEGLTGQLQAAVDKLRGQIEQARAQGNNSKADKLERELEGRQALLDQALKGLQEFGG; translated from the coding sequence GTGAGCAGCGACCCGTGGGGCCGCGTCGACGAGACGGGGACCGTGTACGTGCGTACGGCCGACGGCGAGAAGGTCGTCGGTTCCTGGCAGGCGGGCTCCCCGGAGGAGGCGCTGGCCTACTTCGAACGCAAGTACGAGGGCCTGGTGGTCGAGATCGGCCTCCTCGAGAAGCGCGTGAAGACCACCGACCTCTCGGCGAAGGACGCCCTGGCCGCCGTGGAGCACCTGCGCGAGCAGGTCGACGCGCACCACGCGGTCGGCGACCTGGAAGCCCTCCGGGCCCGCCTGGACCGGCTCGTCGAGCTGGTGGAACAGCGCCGCGAGGAGCGCCGGGTCCAGCGGGCCCGGCAGTCCGACGAGGCGCGCGCCGCCAAGGAGGCCCTGGTCACGGAGGCCGAGGAGCTGGCCCGTTCCGACCAGTGGCGGGCGGCCGGCGAACGGCTGCGGGCGCTGGTGGACACCTGGAAGGGGCTGCCCCGGCTGGACCGCAAGTCCGACGACGAGCTGTGGCACCGCTTCTCGCACGCGCGCTCGGCGTTCTCCAAGCGGCGCAAGCAGCACTTCGCCCAGCTCGACGCGCAGCGCGAGGAGGCCCGCCGGATCAAGGAACGGCTGGTCTCCGAGGCCGAGGCGCTGTCCGGCTCGACGGACTGGGGTCCGACGGCGGCGCGCTACCGCGACCTGATGGCCGAGTGGAAGGCCGCGGGCCGCGCTCAGCGCGAGCACGAGGACGATCTGTGGAACCGCTTCCGCGGCGCCCAGGACGTCTTCTTCGCCGCCCGCGGCTCGGTCTTCGCCGAGCGCGACGCCGAGCAGGCGGAGAACCTCAAGCTGAAGGAGGAACTGGCCGAGGAGGCCGAGCGGCTGCTGCCGGTCACCGACCTCAAGGCGGCCCGCGCCGCGTTCCGCTCGCTCAACGAGCGCTGGGAGGCCATCGGGCACGTGCCGCGCGACGCCCGGCCGCGGGTCGAGGGCCGGATGCACACCGTGGAGCGCGCCATCCAGCAGGCCGAGGAGGCCGAGTGGCGCCGGACCAACCCGGAGGCCCGTGCACGGGCCGAGGGACTGACCGGCCAGCTCCAGGCCGCCGTGGACAAGCTGCGCGGCCAGATCGAGCAGGCGCGCGCCCAGGGAAACAACTCCAAGGCGGACAAGCTGGAGCGCGAGCTGGAGGGCCGCCAGGCGCTCCTGGACCAGGCGCTCAAGGGTCTGCAGGAGTTCGGCGGCTGA
- a CDS encoding peptidylprolyl isomerase yields the protein MVSQEQRRRQLAREKFLRQQQRRTSARRKSRARNAAIASVLGVVLIGSAALYATGALKDDDKTTAGAEVTPSPAETSKAPDPCAKPAPGEPATKTWDKEPELTIDKSASYTMRLATTCGDVDIALKASAAPHTVNSFDFLASKGYFDHTPCHRLTTGGIYVLQCGDPTGQGNGGPGYTIPDENLKDESLKGDVYPAGTVAMANTGQPGSGGSQFFLVYQDSPLPPSYTPFGTVSEAGMKVLKKISDAGENTGAGDGAPNATVVIDKATVTKS from the coding sequence GTGGTCAGCCAGGAGCAGCGGCGGCGTCAGCTCGCCCGGGAGAAGTTCTTGCGGCAGCAGCAGCGGCGGACCTCCGCCCGGCGCAAGTCGCGGGCGCGCAACGCCGCGATCGCGTCGGTGCTGGGCGTGGTGCTGATCGGCAGTGCGGCGCTGTACGCCACCGGGGCCCTCAAGGACGACGACAAGACCACCGCGGGCGCCGAGGTCACGCCGAGCCCCGCCGAGACCAGCAAGGCGCCCGACCCGTGCGCGAAGCCGGCCCCCGGCGAGCCGGCGACGAAGACCTGGGACAAGGAACCGGAGCTGACCATCGACAAGTCGGCCTCGTACACCATGAGGCTGGCGACGACCTGCGGTGACGTGGACATCGCGCTGAAGGCGTCGGCGGCCCCGCACACGGTCAACTCCTTCGACTTCCTGGCGTCGAAGGGCTACTTCGACCACACGCCCTGCCACCGCCTCACCACCGGCGGCATCTACGTGCTCCAGTGCGGCGACCCGACGGGCCAGGGCAACGGCGGCCCCGGGTACACCATCCCGGACGAGAACCTGAAGGACGAGAGCCTGAAGGGCGACGTGTACCCGGCGGGCACGGTGGCGATGGCCAACACCGGCCAGCCCGGCTCCGGCGGCAGCCAGTTCTTCCTGGTCTACCAGGACAGCCCGCTGCCCCCGAGCTACACGCCGTTCGGCACCGTCTCGGAGGCGGGCATGAAGGTGCTCAAGAAGATCTCCGACGCCGGCGAGAACACCGGGGCGGGCGACGGGGCACCGAACGCGACGGTCGTGATCGACAAGGCGACGGTCACGAAATCCTGA
- a CDS encoding MBL fold metallo-hydrolase, which translates to MLIAGFPAGAWGTNCYVVAPAAGEECVIIDPGHQAAPGVEEALAKHRLKPVAVVLTHGHIDHVASVVPVCGAHGVPAWIHPADRYMMSDPEKGIGRSIGMPLMGELTVGEPDDVREMTDGTRLELAGLELTVAHAPGHTKGSVTFGLPEAADVPPVFFSGDLLFAGSIGRTDLPGGDMAEMLDSLARVCLPLDDSTVVLSGHGPQTTIGRERATNPYLRQVADGQGAPGAPRRGM; encoded by the coding sequence GTGCTCATTGCCGGGTTCCCCGCCGGGGCCTGGGGGACGAACTGTTACGTCGTCGCCCCCGCCGCCGGTGAGGAGTGCGTGATCATCGACCCCGGCCACCAGGCCGCCCCCGGCGTCGAGGAGGCACTCGCCAAGCACCGGCTGAAGCCCGTCGCCGTCGTCCTCACCCACGGCCACATCGACCACGTGGCCTCGGTCGTCCCGGTCTGCGGCGCACACGGCGTACCCGCCTGGATCCACCCCGCGGACCGGTACATGATGAGCGACCCCGAGAAGGGGATCGGCCGGTCCATCGGCATGCCGCTGATGGGGGAGCTGACCGTCGGCGAGCCGGACGACGTCCGGGAGATGACCGACGGCACCCGGCTGGAACTGGCCGGTCTGGAGCTGACGGTCGCCCACGCGCCGGGCCATACCAAGGGGTCGGTGACCTTCGGCCTGCCCGAGGCGGCGGACGTCCCGCCGGTCTTCTTCTCGGGCGACCTGCTGTTCGCCGGCTCCATCGGACGCACCGACCTGCCCGGTGGTGACATGGCCGAGATGCTCGACTCGCTGGCCCGCGTGTGCCTGCCGCTCGACGACTCGACCGTGGTGCTGTCCGGCCACGGGCCCCAGACGACCATCGGCCGCGAACGCGCCACCAACCCGTACCTGCGGCAGGTGGCCGACGGCCAGGGAGCCCCCGGGGCTCCCCGACGAGGAATGTGA
- the hisS gene encoding histidine--tRNA ligase → MSTFKAPKGTYDLLPPDSATYLAVREAFSAPLRDSGYGYVETPGFENVELFARGVGESTDIVTKEMYAFETKGGDRLALRPEGTASVLRAALEANLHKQGNLPVKLWYSGSYYRYERPQKGRYRHFSQVGAEAIGAEDPALDAELIILADQAYRSLGLRNFRVLLNSLGDRECRPVYRAALQDFLRGLDLDEDTLRRADINPLRVLDDKRPQVQEQLSGAPLLRDYLCDACKAYHEEVRELVTAAGVVFEDDPRLVRGLDYYTRTTFEFVHDGLGSQSAVGGGGRYDGLSEMIGGPALPSVGWALGVDRTVLALQAEGIEPDLPATTSVFAVPLGEEARRVLFAKVTELRKNGVAADFAYGGKGLKAAMKAANRSGARYTLVLGERDLAEGVVQLKDMESGEQTPIGVNEVVAELESRLA, encoded by the coding sequence GTGAGCACCTTCAAGGCCCCCAAGGGCACGTACGACCTGCTTCCCCCCGACTCCGCCACCTATCTGGCGGTCCGGGAGGCGTTCTCCGCCCCGCTGCGCGACTCCGGCTACGGCTACGTCGAGACGCCCGGCTTCGAGAACGTCGAGTTGTTCGCCCGCGGCGTCGGCGAGTCCACCGACATCGTGACGAAGGAGATGTACGCCTTCGAGACCAAGGGCGGCGACCGGCTGGCGCTGCGCCCCGAGGGCACCGCCTCCGTCCTGCGCGCCGCGCTGGAGGCCAACCTGCACAAGCAGGGCAACCTGCCGGTCAAGCTCTGGTACTCGGGCTCGTACTACCGCTACGAGCGCCCGCAGAAGGGCCGCTACCGGCACTTCTCCCAGGTCGGCGCCGAGGCGATCGGCGCCGAGGACCCGGCGCTCGACGCCGAGCTGATCATCCTCGCGGACCAGGCGTACCGCTCCCTGGGCCTGAGGAACTTCCGCGTCCTGCTCAACAGCCTCGGCGACCGGGAGTGCCGCCCCGTCTACCGCGCGGCCCTCCAGGACTTCCTGCGCGGGCTCGACCTGGACGAGGACACCCTGCGCCGCGCCGACATCAACCCGCTGCGCGTCCTCGACGACAAGCGCCCGCAGGTGCAGGAGCAGCTCTCCGGGGCGCCGCTGCTGCGCGACTACCTGTGCGACGCCTGCAAGGCGTACCACGAGGAGGTCCGCGAACTGGTCACCGCGGCCGGCGTGGTCTTCGAGGACGACCCGCGGCTCGTGCGCGGCCTCGACTACTACACGCGCACCACCTTCGAGTTCGTCCACGACGGGCTGGGCTCCCAGTCGGCGGTGGGCGGCGGCGGCCGCTACGACGGCCTCTCCGAGATGATCGGCGGCCCCGCCCTGCCCTCGGTGGGCTGGGCCCTCGGCGTCGACCGCACCGTCCTCGCCCTCCAGGCGGAGGGCATCGAGCCGGACCTGCCCGCCACGACCTCCGTCTTCGCGGTCCCGCTCGGCGAGGAGGCCCGCCGGGTGCTCTTCGCCAAGGTCACCGAGTTGCGCAAGAACGGCGTCGCCGCCGACTTCGCCTACGGGGGCAAGGGGCTCAAGGCCGCCATGAAGGCCGCCAACCGCTCCGGCGCCCGCTACACGCTGGTGCTCGGCGAACGCGACCTGGCCGAGGGCGTCGTCCAGCTCAAGGACATGGAGTCCGGCGAGCAGACCCCGATCGGCGTCAACGAGGTCGTGGCCGAGCTGGAGTCCCGGCTCGCCTAG
- a CDS encoding vitamin K epoxide reductase family protein yields the protein MSKTTVRDVSTDREPDAPEPDTAAPRTEGGSRAFALLLVLTGAAGVLAAWVITLDKFKLLEAKVAGTTYTPGCSLNPVVSCGSVMESDQATVFGFPNPMLGLVAYGMVVCVGMSLLAGARFPRWFYLTFNAGCLFGVGFVSWLQFESLYRINSLCLWCCLAWVATILMFWYLTSFNVRKGFLPAPAAVRGFLGEFTWVLPVLHVGIVGMMILTRWWDFWTA from the coding sequence ATGAGCAAGACGACAGTGAGGGACGTCTCCACCGACCGGGAGCCGGACGCGCCGGAGCCGGACACCGCCGCCCCGCGCACCGAGGGCGGCAGCCGCGCCTTCGCCCTGCTGCTGGTGCTGACGGGCGCGGCCGGGGTGCTCGCCGCGTGGGTCATCACCCTGGACAAGTTCAAGCTGCTGGAAGCCAAGGTCGCCGGCACCACCTACACCCCGGGGTGCAGCCTCAACCCGGTCGTCTCCTGCGGCAGCGTCATGGAGAGCGACCAGGCCACCGTCTTCGGCTTCCCCAACCCGATGCTGGGCCTGGTCGCCTACGGCATGGTGGTCTGCGTCGGCATGAGCCTGCTCGCCGGCGCGCGCTTCCCGCGCTGGTTCTACCTCACCTTCAACGCCGGCTGCCTCTTCGGCGTCGGCTTCGTGAGCTGGCTGCAGTTCGAGTCCCTGTACCGGATCAACTCGCTCTGCCTGTGGTGCTGCCTGGCCTGGGTCGCCACCATCCTGATGTTCTGGTACCTGACCTCCTTCAACGTCCGCAAGGGCTTCCTGCCCGCCCCGGCCGCCGTCCGCGGCTTCCTGGGCGAGTTCACCTGGGTGCTCCCGGTGCTGCACGTCGGCATCGTCGGCATGATGATCCTCACCCGCTGGTGGGACTTCTGGACCGCCTGA
- a CDS encoding replication-associated recombination protein A, with product MEPDLFTAAAEERQEKDPAGSPLAVRMRPRTLDEVVGQQHLLKPGSPLRRLVGEGAAGPAGPSSVILWGPPGTGKTTLAYVVSKATNKRFVELSAITAGVKEVRTVIDGARRAVGGYGKETVLFLDEIHRFSKAQQDSLLPAVENRWVTLIAATTENPYFSVISPLLSRSLLLTLEPLTDDDLRGLMRRALTAERGLGGAVTLPEDTEAHLLRIAGGDARRALTALEAAAGAALDKGEAEIALTTLEETVDRVAVAYDRDGDQHYDVASALIKSIRGSDVDAALHYLARMIEAGEDPRFIARRLMISASEDIGLADPNALQIAVAAAQAVALIGFPEAALTLSHATIALALAPKSNSATTAIGAALEDVRKGLAGPVPAHLRDSHYQGAGKLGHGQGYVYPHDLPEGIAAQQYAPDALKDRSYYTPTRHGAEARYADAVEWTRTHLGRRRS from the coding sequence GTGGAGCCCGACCTGTTCACCGCCGCAGCAGAAGAACGCCAGGAGAAGGACCCGGCCGGCAGCCCGCTCGCCGTCCGGATGCGTCCGCGCACCCTCGACGAGGTGGTGGGCCAGCAGCACCTGCTCAAGCCCGGCTCGCCGCTGCGCCGGCTGGTCGGCGAAGGCGCCGCCGGCCCGGCCGGCCCCTCCTCGGTGATCCTGTGGGGCCCGCCCGGCACCGGCAAGACCACCCTGGCGTACGTCGTCTCCAAGGCCACCAACAAGCGCTTCGTCGAACTGTCGGCGATCACCGCGGGCGTCAAGGAGGTCCGCACGGTCATCGACGGCGCCCGCCGCGCCGTCGGCGGGTACGGCAAGGAGACCGTCCTCTTCCTCGACGAGATCCACCGCTTCAGCAAGGCCCAGCAGGACTCCCTCCTCCCGGCCGTGGAGAACCGCTGGGTCACGCTCATCGCCGCCACCACCGAGAACCCCTACTTCTCGGTGATCTCCCCGCTGCTCTCCCGCTCCCTCCTGCTCACCCTCGAACCGCTCACCGACGACGACCTGCGCGGACTCATGCGCCGCGCCCTCACCGCCGAGCGCGGACTGGGCGGCGCCGTCACCCTGCCCGAGGACACCGAGGCGCACCTGCTGCGCATCGCCGGGGGCGACGCCCGCCGGGCCCTGACCGCGCTGGAGGCCGCCGCCGGAGCCGCGCTGGACAAGGGCGAGGCCGAGATCGCCCTGACCACGCTGGAGGAGACCGTCGACCGGGTCGCGGTGGCCTACGACCGCGACGGCGACCAGCACTACGACGTCGCCAGCGCCCTGATCAAGTCCATCCGGGGCTCCGACGTGGACGCCGCCCTGCACTACCTGGCGCGGATGATCGAGGCCGGCGAGGACCCCCGCTTCATCGCCCGGCGCCTGATGATCTCCGCCAGCGAGGACATCGGCCTCGCCGACCCGAACGCCCTGCAGATCGCGGTCGCCGCCGCCCAGGCCGTCGCCCTGATCGGCTTCCCCGAGGCCGCCCTCACGCTCAGCCACGCCACCATCGCCCTGGCCCTCGCCCCCAAGTCCAACTCCGCGACCACCGCCATCGGCGCCGCCCTGGAGGACGTCCGCAAGGGCCTCGCCGGCCCCGTCCCCGCCCACCTGCGCGACAGCCACTACCAGGGCGCGGGCAAGCTGGGCCACGGCCAGGGGTACGTGTACCCGCACGACCTGCCCGAGGGCATCGCCGCCCAGCAGTACGCGCCGGACGCCCTGAAGGACCGCTCCTACTACACGCCGACCCGGCACGGCGCCGAGGCGCGGTACGCGGACGCGGTGGAGTGGACCCGTACGCACCTCGGCCGCAGGCGGTCCTGA
- the rpsD gene encoding 30S ribosomal protein S4, which yields MANQSRPKVKKSRALGIALTPKAVKYFEARPYPPGEHGRGRKQNSDYKVRLLEKQRLRAQYDISERQLVRAYERAAKTTMKTGEALLIELERRLDALVLRSGIARTIYQARQMVVHGHIQVNGQKVDKPSFRVRPDDVVQVRERSKDKTLFTIAREGGFAPEGETPRYLQVNLKALAFRLDRDPNRKEIPVICDEQLVVEYYAR from the coding sequence ATGGCGAACCAGTCCCGCCCCAAGGTCAAGAAGTCGCGTGCCCTCGGCATCGCGCTGACCCCGAAGGCCGTCAAGTACTTCGAGGCCCGCCCCTACCCGCCGGGCGAGCACGGCCGCGGCCGCAAGCAGAACTCGGACTACAAGGTTCGTCTGCTCGAGAAGCAGCGTCTGCGCGCGCAGTACGACATCAGCGAGCGCCAGCTCGTCCGCGCCTACGAGCGCGCCGCCAAGACCACCATGAAGACCGGTGAGGCCCTGCTCATCGAGCTGGAGCGCCGCCTCGACGCGCTGGTCCTGCGTTCGGGCATCGCCCGCACGATCTACCAGGCCCGCCAGATGGTCGTCCACGGCCACATCCAGGTCAACGGCCAGAAGGTCGACAAGCCGTCCTTCCGCGTCCGCCCGGACGACGTCGTGCAGGTCCGCGAGCGCAGCAAGGACAAGACGCTCTTCACCATCGCCCGCGAGGGCGGCTTCGCCCCCGAGGGCGAGACCCCGCGTTACCTCCAGGTGAACCTGAAGGCCCTGGCCTTCCGCCTGGACCGGGACCCCAACCGCAAGGAGATCCCGGTCATCTGCGACGAGCAGCTCGTCGTCGAGTACTACGCCCGCTGA